In Nocardioides conyzicola, one genomic interval encodes:
- a CDS encoding aldo/keto reductase codes for MDYTRLGSSGLQVSRIALGCMSFGDTSRGAHEWALGDEAAAPMFRQAVDLGITFWDTANVYSAGTSEEITGRAIREFSRREDVVLATKVFFPMHRGPGGSGLSRKAIMEQIDASLTRLGTDYVDLYQIHRFDPQTPVEETMEALHDVVKAGKVRYLGASSMWAWQFAKLQHAADLGGWTRFVSMQNQYSLLQREEEREMFGLLADQGVGSVPWSPLAKGRLARPWGEQTLRSENDPMGQRYVGEENRPIVEAVARIADARGVPMAQVALAWVLRNPVVSAPIVGPTKDHHLADAVAALDVHLTEEEAAALEEHYTLRLPSGY; via the coding sequence ATGGACTACACCCGCCTCGGCAGCTCCGGCCTGCAGGTGAGCCGGATCGCGCTCGGCTGCATGAGCTTCGGCGACACCTCCCGCGGTGCCCACGAGTGGGCGCTCGGCGACGAGGCGGCGGCGCCGATGTTCCGCCAGGCCGTCGACCTCGGCATCACGTTCTGGGACACCGCCAACGTCTACAGCGCGGGTACGTCGGAGGAGATCACCGGCCGCGCGATCAGGGAGTTCAGCCGTCGCGAGGACGTCGTGCTCGCCACCAAGGTGTTCTTCCCGATGCACCGCGGTCCGGGTGGCTCCGGCCTGTCCCGCAAGGCGATCATGGAGCAGATCGATGCCTCCCTGACCCGCCTGGGCACCGACTACGTCGACCTCTACCAGATCCACCGCTTCGACCCGCAGACGCCGGTCGAGGAGACGATGGAGGCCCTCCACGACGTCGTGAAGGCTGGCAAGGTCCGCTACCTCGGCGCCTCGTCGATGTGGGCGTGGCAGTTCGCCAAGCTGCAGCACGCCGCCGACCTCGGCGGCTGGACGCGCTTCGTCTCGATGCAGAACCAGTACAGCCTCCTGCAGCGCGAGGAGGAGCGCGAGATGTTCGGCCTGCTCGCCGACCAGGGCGTCGGCTCGGTGCCGTGGAGCCCGCTCGCCAAGGGCCGGCTCGCCCGGCCGTGGGGCGAGCAGACGCTGCGCTCCGAGAACGACCCGATGGGCCAGAGGTACGTCGGGGAGGAGAACCGCCCCATCGTCGAGGCCGTCGCGCGGATCGCCGACGCTCGCGGCGTCCCGATGGCGCAGGTCGCCCTCGCCTGGGTGCTGCGCAACCCCGTCGTGTCGGCGCCGATCGTCGGACCCACGAAGGACCACCACCTGGCCGACGCCGTCGCCGCCCTCGACGTCCACCTCACCGAGGAGGAGGCCGCGGCCCTCGAGGAGCACTACACGCTGCGGCTGCCGAGCGGCTACTGA